DNA from Leptolyngbya iicbica LK:
GGCAGCCAATTAAACAAGATTTTGAGGGCAATGAAGACGAGGAAAAGGCCAAACACGCATTCTAAGCACTCGGAGTTCAAGTGATTGGCGACTAGCTTGCCGGCAACGACCCCGATCGCGATCGCGGGCAAGATGCGGCGAAAGAGGGACCATTGCACATCTCCCCGTTGATGATGCGACCAGGCCGAAGACGCCGAGGTAAAGACCATGATGCACATGGCACTGCCAGCCGCTAGGTGCATCACCCACTCATGGGGCAAATCCAGCAGTCGAAACAGATAAAACAAGCCGGGCACAATCACCATGCCGCCCCCGATGCCAAACAAACCCGACAAAATTCCTGCGGTCAGCCCCAACCCGGCAAACAACGTCATGTCTCCACCAGATAGCATCTTGAGTATGGCCACTCCTTTCGAGAGGTGTTTGGTGATGTCACCGCGATCGCCCCTGAGTCTTCATGCTCGTTTCATCGGTTGACTAGGGGAACCGACGTCTCGGTGACGATAGTTTCATTATTGCTTAACTTTTTGCCACTGTTTCAGCCAATTCACTGGCTCTGCTAGGAATGGTAAGTCGCGATCGCAATTCAGCGGTGTGATGACAAATCAACTGTAGTCAATCATTCGCAGGAAACTGCAAGGGTTGCTGTCATAAACATTGACGATATCACTCAGCGGCATCACTGTTCGGATTGGGCTTGCTCCATCACGGCACGAGCGACCGTGGCCACTCCACATACAGAAATGCCACAACGCCGCAGTTCCTGAGCCGCGATTTGAACCGTTGTGCCTGTCGTGTAGATATCATCCAACAATAAAACAGGCTGTTGTGGTCGCTGTTGAAACGCTTTTCCCATAGAGAATGCGCCTGCCAAATTTTGCCGTCGGGCCTCCATTCCCAGGCCAAATTGAGGCGCAGTGGCCCGTTGTCGCACTAAGCCCTGGCGTACCAGCGTCAAGCCCGTTTGATGGCAAAACGCTTTGGCGATTAGCTCGGCTTGGTTATAACCCCGCTCGCGCTGCTTTGCCGCAAACATCGGGATGGGTACGACCAGGGGCGATCTCCGAGTAAGGGGAGATTGCTGCCAACGCTGCCCCAGGGCCGAGCCGAGCGGCAACGCCAACTCAGGATGCTGATCATATTTGAGGGCTGCGATCGCCCGCTTTAAGGCTCCCTGATAAGTTGCCCAAGTCAATACGGGCAGGGCTTGGGGGGCAGTCTGAGATGGCTGCGATGGGGCGGTGCGACTAACCTGAGCCCAGCAATTAGGGCAAAGCGCCTGGGGAGAAGGGCGATCGCACAGCGGGCAGGGCTGCTGAAGAAAAAGATTAGTAAATGATCTTAAAGACTGGGTCAACATGATTGAGGAATTTAATAGAAGCGTGTCACGTTGCCTTTACTCACTGCTGCGGTATTTACCATTGTCTTGACACGAGAGTGTTTGCGCCTAGGGTAAAACTAACGATCTCAGACATCGATTGACTGAACGGTACAGATGCTTCAGCGTCTTTGCGGGTTGAT
Protein-coding regions in this window:
- a CDS encoding ComF family protein, whose product is MTWATYQGALKRAIAALKYDQHPELALPLGSALGQRWQQSPLTRRSPLVVPIPMFAAKQRERGYNQAELIAKAFCHQTGLTLVRQGLVRQRATAPQFGLGMEARRQNLAGAFSMGKAFQQRPQQPVLLLDDIYTTGTTVQIAAQELRRCGISVCGVATVARAVMEQAQSEQ